The window CGGTGGCAATCGCCATGCGACAATGTGGGCGAATGCCATATTGTGATGAAAAAAAGCAAGGACAACGGCCAGACATGGCAAGATCTGACTGAACTGCGGCGAAAACAAGGGGCAAAATGGCATATGGGTTCCGCAGTCACGGACAATGAAACCGGCAAGGTTCTTCTCATGTGCGGCGGTGGCTGGCTTCAAAGTGCAGACTCTGGAGATACGTGGATGGATTGGCAACCTGCGCATAACATACAGGCCCCTGGCGGATTAGGCGGAACCCATGGCAGCGGGCCGGGAATTCAGCTCCAATTCGGCAGGCATAAAGGCCGTCTGATTTGGCCAGCCAGAGTGATCATTAGCACAAACGGGTACAATGACCAATCAATCCGTGACAGAAGAGAAAAGTGCTTCAGTACCGCCATCTTCAGCGATGACCACGGCAAAACCCTCTATCGGTCAAATGCATTCCACCAGGGAACAGGTGAGGCCTGTCTTGTGGAAAGAAGCAATGGCGACATCTACTTCAATGCCCGGGCCTATTTTGATGACTTCAAGCGAAAAACCGCAATAAGTTGTGATTGTGGTAACAGGTTTACCGAAACCAAAGATGATGCAATCCTAAAAGAACTATCCCAGGGGTGCAATGCCAGCTTGATCCGTTACCCCAAAGATCTGCTCAAAAAAATAGGTCTGTCAGACCGTGTTGGCGATGA is drawn from uncultured Desulfobacter sp. and contains these coding sequences:
- a CDS encoding sialidase family protein, with amino-acid sequence MFERFIIFSHKENAFYHVPSIVTAPDGSILAFCEQRWQSPCDNVGECHIVMKKSKDNGQTWQDLTELRRKQGAKWHMGSAVTDNETGKVLLMCGGGWLQSADSGDTWMDWQPAHNIQAPGGLGGTHGSGPGIQLQFGRHKGRLIWPARVIISTNGYNDQSIRDRREKCFSTAIFSDDHGKTLYRSNAFHQGTGEACLVERSNGDIYFNARAYFDDFKRKTAISCDCGNRFTETKDDAILKELSQGCNASLIRYPKDLLKKIGLSDRVGDDVILFANPDSDGPYREHGVARLSTDGGKTWQYSKAVTDFGEWFDYSSMTVATDGTILLMYKTTLTMTGLPTSSDQCCSMALTRFDLNWLLKEEIKK